The following are from one region of the Brachyhypopomus gauderio isolate BG-103 unplaced genomic scaffold, BGAUD_0.2 sc47, whole genome shotgun sequence genome:
- the LOC143487531 gene encoding RNA-binding protein Musashi homolog 2-like isoform X2 gives MLQSEQAASACNSPLQQLHSPDQFKSPGTNPPRPGGFPGANSPGPVADLYGPASQDSAVGNYISAASPQPGSGFSHGIAGPLIATAFTNGYH, from the exons ATGCTGCAGAGCGAGCAGGCAGCGTCGGCCTGCAACTCCCCCCTGCAGCAGCTGCACAGCCCGGATCAGTTTAAGAGCCCAG gcACTAACCCCCCTCGACCTGGGGGCTTCCCCGGTGCCAACAGCCCAGGGCCTGTAGCGGATCTGTACGGCCCAGCCAGTCAGGACTCTGCTGTGGGCAACTACATCAGCGCCGCCAGCCCCCAGCCCGGCTCCGGCTTCAGCCACGGCATCGCT GGTCCTCTGATTGCGACAGCTTTTACAAATGGATACCATTGA
- the LOC143487531 gene encoding RNA-binding protein Musashi homolog 2-like isoform X1 → MLQSEQAASACNSPLQQLHSPDQFKSPGTNPPRPGGFPGANSPGPVADLYGPASQDSAVGNYISAASPQPGSGFSHGIASMWRSREDGPNFLTGRVQVMS, encoded by the exons ATGCTGCAGAGCGAGCAGGCAGCGTCGGCCTGCAACTCCCCCCTGCAGCAGCTGCACAGCCCGGATCAGTTTAAGAGCCCAG gcACTAACCCCCCTCGACCTGGGGGCTTCCCCGGTGCCAACAGCCCAGGGCCTGTAGCGGATCTGTACGGCCCAGCCAGTCAGGACTCTGCTGTGGGCAACTACATCAGCGCCGCCAGCCCCCAGCCCGGCTCCGGCTTCAGCCACGGCATCGCT AGCATGTGGAGGTCCAGAGAAGACGGGCCGAACTTTCTGACTGGCCGTGTACAGGTGATGTCATGA